CCCTGGACGCTCCCATCCGCCGCACCGAGTACGCGCTGGGGCCGGGCGACGTGGTGGACGTGTCGCTGTTCGGCGACGTGAACGTCACCCACTCGCTGGTGGTTACGCCGGAAGGGACGGTGGTGATCCCGGCCATCGGGGTGGTGCGGGTGCTGGGGCTGAACCTTGACCAGGCGCAGGCGCGTGCCCGTACCGCGGTGCTGCGGCTCTACCGCAGCGTGGAGGTCACCCTTTCGCTTGCGCACGTGCGCTCGTTCAAGGTGTACCTGCTGGGCGACGTGGCGAACCCGGGGATGCGGCTGGCCACCTCCGTGACGCGGCTGAGCGAAGTGCTGCCGGCTCCCCGCGGCTCGCGCACGCTGCAGCGGAACCTCCTGCTGCGCCGCGCGGAGGGCGATTCCGTGCGGGTGGACCTGGCCCCCTTCTACATCTCCGGCGACCTGCGCGCCAACCCCACGCTGCGCGCGGGCGACGTGCTGGTGATTCCCGTGGTGGACGAGACGGTGGAGGCGTACGGGCGCGTCTTCTATCCCGGGTCGTTCCAGTTCAGGGAGGGGGAGTCGCTCGCCGAGTTCCTGAACCTCGTAAACGGCGGCGCCGGCTTTCCGTCCAACGCCGCGGATTCGATCCGCATCGCGCGCTTCGTTACGCCCCAGCAGCGGGAGTTCATGACCCTCTCGCGGGCGGAGGCGCTCGGCGCCCGCGGGCGTGCGCTGATCCTGCGGCCGACCGACGCCATCTACGTGGCCGAGGTGGGGAACTTCCAGCGGCAGCGCAGGGCGACCGTGACCGGGCAGGTGAGGTACCCGGGAGCCTACCCCATCCGGCCCGACACCACGACGGTGCGCGAGCTGATCGCCATGGCGGGCGGCTTCACCGAGCAGGCGTCGCTCACCAGCGCGACGCTCCGCCGCGGGGTGACCGGCGTGGAGACTCAGGGGCTGGGGGGCGTGCCTACCGACCTGCGTGGAGCTCCCGCGGACAGCACCGCTCGCTTCGAGGAGCGGGAGATCCAGCGCATCCGCGCGCAGGGCGACGAGACCAACGTGGTGGTGGACTTCCAGCAGCTCTTCGCCAGCGGCCAGGACGCCTACGACCAGACGGTGCGTGGCGGCGACGTGCTGAACGTGCCGGAGCGCCGCAACGACGTGGCCGTGCTGGGCGCGGTACGCACGCCGGGGCTGGTGCAGTTCACGCCGGGGCAGAGACCGGAGCACTTCATTCGCCTGGCCGGGTGGTACACGCGCCGCGCGGACTTCCGCGACGCGGTGGTGCTGCGCGCCAAGCTGGGCACGCCGCTCCAGGCGGAGGAGGTGCGGGCGCTGGAAGCGGGCGACGTCATCGTAGTCCCCTTCCGCCAGCGCCGCACGGTGATCGAGCGGCTCGCCAGCGTGCAGACGGTCGCGAGCATCGTGTCCGGGCTGATCCTCACGGTCGTCGCCGTCACCCAGATCGGGAAGTGATCTCCCCAGCCGGCGCCTCCGCCGTCCCCGAAGAGCCATGGATGGAAGCTGATGAGCACTGAAAACGGCGGTTCCCCTCCGGGGGATGAGGTCCGCATCCTCGATCTGGGAGCGGTGCTGCTGCGGCGCTGGCGGATGATCGTGCTCTCCACGCTGGCGGTGATGCTCGTGGCCGGCGGGCTGGCCATGCTGCGCACGAAGAAGTACCAGGCCAGCGTGGTGCTGCTCGCCCCGCAGGAGCAGGGGGGCGGCCGCTCGTCGGACATGCTGGCGCGCCAGCTGGCCGGGGCGGGGATTCCGGGAGTGGGCAACGTCAGCAACCCCAACCAGCGGCTCATCGGGGTGCTGGCGCGCAGCCGCTCCTTCGCGGACTCCATGGTCGCGCGGGTGGCGGGGCCGCGCCCCGACGGCGGCATGGCGGGCAAGCTCCGCCGGATGCTCGCCGCGGACACCGAGGTGAACCCCAGGCCCGACGGCTCCATCGCCATCCTGGTGGAGGGCGAGGACCCGCGGCTGGCCGCAAAGGTGGCCAACACCTTTCCGGTGCTCCTCAACGAGATGTCGGCGCGGGTGGGGGTGGAGGCGGCGGTCCAGAAGCAGCACTTCCTGGAGACGCAGCTCCGCCGGGCACGCGCCGCGCTGGACCGGTCCGAGCAGCGGCTCGTCTCCTTCCAGAAGCAGAGGAACGCTCCCGAGCTGTCGGACCAGGCCACCCGCACGGTGGACGCCGCCGCGCAGCTCCAGAGCCAGATCACGGAGCAGGAGGTGCGGGTCAGCGAGCTGCGCCGCACGGTGACTCCCAGCAACGCGCAGCTGCAGTCGGCGGAGGCCAGGCTGTCCACCCTGCGCGGGCAGCTCCGGCGGCTGACGGCCGGGGGCGGGGGCGGGCTCTTCGTACCCTTCAGCGAGTCGCCCGACCTGGCGGCCACGCTCACGCGGCTGAAGCGCGACTACCAGCGCGACGAGCAGGTCTACATCTCGCTGACGACCGCGATCGCGCAGTCGCAGATCGACGTCAACAACAACCTGCCCGTGGTGAGCGTGCTGGACCAGGCCACGGTGCCGGGCGCGCCCAGCGGCATCGGCCTCAAGCTGATCCTGGTGGTGGCCGCGGTGCTGGGGCTGGTGCTGGGGCTGGTGGCGGCGTTCGTGGCGGAGCACTTCGCCCGCGCGCGGCAGGACCCCGCCGCCGGCTCGTTCTTCGTGGCGTGGGAAGACTTCAAGCACGACGTGGTGCCGCTGCGGCGGCGCTCCACACAGACCGCGGGCAGGCGGTAGGGGGCTCGCGGCCCGCGATCTCGGGCGGATGGAGACGAGCTCTCCCCGGCCCATGAACCTTTAGACGTCCCGACTGGCCTCAAGATGTTCGAACCGAATGTGCAGGCGGTGCTCGACCGCATCAAACCCGACGACCGCGTCCTCGACATCGGCGGGTGGGCGCGGCCCTTCAACCGCGCCAACTACGTGGTGGACGCCGAGCCGTACGAGACGCGCGGCTACTACGGCGCGTCGCGGCCGCCCCAGGGCGGCGAGCGGGAGCACTTCACCCGCGACACGTGGCACGCGCGCGACATCTGCGAGCACACGCCCTTTCCGTTCGGCGACAAGGAGCTGGACTACGTCATCTGCTCGCACACGCTGGAGGACATCCGCGACCCGCTGTGGGTGTGCGCGGAGATGGTGCGCGTGGCCAAGGCGGGGTACCTGGAGGTGCCGTCGCGCGTGGCCGAGAGCTGCCGCGGCACCGAGCCGGGGATCGTGGGGTGGACGCACCACCGCTGGCTGATCGACATCGGCGACGCGCACGTGGACTTCCTGATGAAGTACCACATGATCCACTCCTCCCCCCGCTTCTCGCTGCCCAGGTCGTACCTGCACCAGCTCCCCGAGGAGCGGCAGGTGCAATGGCTCTTCTGGACGGACTCGTTCACCTTCGCGGAGCGGACGATCCACGGCGTGGAGAACATCGCGGCGGAGCTGGAGGGGTACGTGAACAGGGTGGCCCCCGCGTCGGCGATCCCGGGAAAGGTGGACGACGCGCTGTTCGAGGTGGCGCAGCTCGGGCGCCGCGCGGTGAACCGCCTGCGGCGCTAGGCATGCAAACGGAGAGCAGCACGATGGCGGTGGGCGGAGCCCCGGGGACGCAGGGCTCCATTCCCACGCTGGTCATACAGCCGGCGGGGCGCTTCGCCGCGATCGACTTTCGCGAGCTGTGGGCGTACCGCGGGCTTTTCTGGTTCCTGGTGTGGCGCGACATCAAGGTGCGCTACGCGCAGACGGTGCTGGGCGCGGGGTGGGCGGTGCTGCAGCCCCTGCTCACCACGCTGCTCTTCACCATCATCTTCGGGACCTTTGCCAAGATCCCGTCCGACGGGGTGCCGTACGCCGCCTTCGCCATCACCGCGCTGGTGCCGTGGACCTACTTCTCCACGGCGCTCACTGGGGCGAGCACCAGCCTGGTGGCGAGCACCAACCTGATCACCAAGGTGTACTTTCCGCGCCTGGTGATCCCCGCGGCGCCGGTGCTGGCCGGGCTGCTGGACTTCTTCATCGGCATGGTCATCATCATCGCGATGGTGTTGTTCTACGGCCTCACCCCGTCGCCGCTGGCGCTGGTGATCGTCCCCATCGTGGTGGTGGTGATGGCGCTCACCGCCGCGGGGGTGGGGTCGTGGCTTGCCGCGCTCAACATCCAGTACCGCGACATCCGCTACGTGGTGCCGTTCCTGGTGCAGGTGTGGATGTACGCGTCGCCGGTGGTGTACCCCGCCTCGGTGGTCCCGGAGCGGTTCCGGCTGGTATACGCGCTCAACCCCATGGTGGGCGTCATCGAGGGGCTGCGCGCCGCCTTCCTGGGCACCGGCGAGGTGGGCTGGTCCACCATCGGGGTTTCCCTGGGGATGGGGCTGCTGCTCTTCGTGGGCGGGGTCCTCTACTTCCGGCGCGTCGAGCGCACCTTCGCTGACGTGGCGTGAGCCATCGGAACCGCTGATCGACGATGTCGAACACCGCGATACGCGCCGAGCACCTCGGCAAGCAGTACCGGATCGGGGCCCGCGCCGAGCCGTACAAGACCGTCCGCGAATCTCTCACGCGCGCCATCACCACGCCGGTGCGGCGCACGGCGGGGCTGCTGCGGACGGGGAAGTGGGCGCGTGAGTCCGAGGGCGAGCTGGTGTGGGCGCTCCGCGACGTCTCCTTCGACGTGAAGCACGGCGAGGTGCTGGGCGTCATCGGCCGCAACGGGGCCGGCAAGAGCACCCTGCTCAAGATCCTCTCGCGCATCACGCCGCCCAGCGTGGGGCGCGCCGAGGTGCACGGCCGAATCGGATCGCTGCTGGAGGTGGGCACCGGCTTCCACCCCGAGCTCACGGGGCGCGAGAACATCTACCTGAACGGCGCATTCCTGGGGATGGACCGCGCGTACATCGCGCGCCGCATGGAAGAGATCGTGGAGTTCAGCGGGGTGGGGAAGTTCCTGGACACCCCGGTGAAGCGCTACTCCAGCGGGATGTACCTGCGCCTGGCCTTCGCCGTGGCGGCGCACCTGGAGCCGGAGATCCTGATCGTGGACGAGGTGCTCGCCGTGGGCGACACCGCCTTCCAGGAGAAGTGCGTGGCCCGCATGGGCACCGTGGCCCGCGAGGGGCGCACGGTGCTCTTCGTGAGCCACAACATGACGGCGGTGCACTCGCTGTGCACCCGCTGCGTGGTGATCCAGGAGGGGCGCGTCAAGTTCGACGGCGACACCGAGGAAGCGATCCTGGAGTACCAGACCGCCGCGCACGGGAGCGACGAGGACGGCCCGCGCGGCGAGTGGGACTACTCCGGCCGCAGCCCGGCGGGCATCCCGGCCGGCAAGCCGATCATCCGCAAGGTGGTGCTGCAGGACGAGATGGGTCGCGTCACCGACACGCTCCCGGTGAGCCGCCCGGCACGCATGGTCATCGAGGTGGACGGGCTCTCGGAGTACCCGAACCCGGTGGTGGGCGTGCTGTTCAAGTCGTACAACGACCAGAACATGCTGGGGTTCAACACCGCCATGCGCCCGCCGGTCATCCGCGGCCGGCGCCAGGGGCGCGAGGAGCTGGTGCTGGACATCCCGCACGTCCCCTTTACCCCGGGCACGTACTGGATCGACATCGGCGTGGACGATGCCGGGGTGCGGCGGCTGGACTACGTGGACCACGCGGTGCGCATGGTGGTGGCCGAGTTCGACGTGTACGGCAGCGGCGTGGCCATCAAGGCGGAGCACGGCGTGGTGTACCTGGACGGCGAGTGGGAGCTGCGCCCCGCGCCGCCCATGGACGGCGCCGCGGTTGGGCTGATCGAAAAGGTTGATTCCCCGGATGGAGTTTTCACCGCATGAAGCTGATCGTAGGGTGTGGTCCCAAGCCCGTGCCTGAAGGGTGGGTTGGGATCGACGTGAACGAGGACTACCTGCGCCGGGCCCGGGAAATCTCTCCATCCACGGAAGTGTTCTACGGCGACGCCACGAACCTTCCCTTCGAGGACGACTCGGTGGACGAGCTGGTTTGCTGGGAGGTGCTGGAGCACATCGAGGACAAGGAGAAGGCGCTCAGCGAGTTCCACCGCGTCTCCAGGCCGGGCGCCAAGCTGACGCTCACCACGCCGATGCTGCACATAGAGCAGGAGCTGGGGCGCCGGTCGCGCAACTACCAGCAGAGCGTGGTGGACACGCAGCACCAGTTCTGCGTGCCGCCCGAGGAGACGCTGAGCCTCATCAAGCGCTACTACGACCTCAGCCGGGTGTGGTACGCTCCCGAGGCGTACGCCTACTGCCGCGCCATCGCGCCGCTGCTGGACGAGTACGACGTGCGCTTCAACGACGCGGGCGACCTGGTGGGCGAGAACGCGAAGCTGGTGCACGAGCTGGCCACCCGCAAGCAGCGCCGGACGTCGTGGTTCTACCGGCTGGTGAACCGCATCCGCCCCTACTCCGCCACCAAGTCGATCTGCATCGCGGGCGAGTGCCGGAAGCCGCTGGCCGCCTGAGCCTGGGGCCGGAAAGATGACGGAGAGCGAGGGCGTGCGGCGGGCGCTGGCGAGCTGGACCTCGCTGCGCGCCGCAGCCGTGGCGCTGTACGGGGCCGCCGCGGCCAACCGCCGGCTGCGCGGAGCGGGGCGGGGGAGCGTGCGCCGGGTGGTGCACGTCTCTCCCGCCTTCTTCGGCGGCGGGTCCATCATCGGCGGGGGGGAGCGGTACGCCGTGAGCCTGGCGCAGGCGATGGCGGGGCTGGTGGAGACCGTCTTCCTCAGCTTCGGGCCGGAGCGCCGTACGGAGCGGCACGGGGCGCTGCGGGTGGAGATCTTTCCCATCCTGGAGCTCAAGGACGGGGTGGCGTTCGACCCGGTGTCGTTCTCCTTTCTGCCGATGCTGCGCGGCTTCGACGTGGTGCACTGCCACCAGTACCGCACCATCGTCACCAACTTCGCGGCGCTCGCCGGCGCGGCGCTGGGGAAGCGGGTGTTCGTGACCGACCTGGGCGGCACGGGGCGCCACTTCACGCACGTGCTGCCGGTGGCGCGCGTGGTGACCGGCTTCCTGCCGATCTCCGAGTTCGGCGCCCGCGTGCTCCCGGACGGGCAGCGGGGGACGGTGATCCACGGCGGCGTGGACGACAGCTTTCTGGCGATCCCCCCCGCCGCCGGCCCCAAGCCGCCCCGGGTGCTGTTCGTGGGCCGCCTGCTGCCGCACAAGGGGATCGACGACCTGATCCGCGCCGTGGAGCCGGGGTGGGAGCTGGTGGTGATGGGAAGGCCGTACAAGCCGGAGTACTTCGCCCTGCTGCAGGAGCTGGCAGCGGGGAAGAACGTGCGCTTCGTGACCGACGCGAGCGACGAGGAGCTGGTGCGCGCCTACCGCGAAGCCGCCGTCACGGTGCTCCCCTCCGTGTACCGCGACACGTACGGCGTGCACCACGAGATCCCGGAGCTGCTGGGGCTGGTGCTGCTGGAGAGCATGGCGTGCGGCACGCCGGCTATCTGCACCGACGTGGGCGGGATGCCGGAGTTCGTGGACGAGGGCGTCACCGGCTTCGTGGTGCCGCCCAACTCGCCCGACGCGCTTCGCGAACGCATCGCCTTCCTGATGGACAACCCCCAGGAGGCGGCGGCGATGGGGCAGCGCGGGCGCGAGACGGTGGCGCGGCGCTTCACCTGGCGCGCGGTGGCGGAGCGCTGCCTGCGGGCGTACGGCGGTTGACGCCGATGCGCATCCTGGTCGTTTCCAACTTCTATCCACCCCACTTCATCGGCGGCTACGAGCTGGGCTGCGCCGCGGCGGTGGAGGCGCTGCGGCGGCGCGGCCACCAGGTGGCGGTGCTCACCAGCACGTACGGCGGGGATGGGCCGCGCAGCGAGGGCGAGGTGCACCGCTGGATGACCGGCGTGGGCCCCGAGCCCGCCCGCCCGTGGCGGCCCGCCCCCGTGCGGCGCCTGGCCACGCTGGTGCGGCTGGTGCGCAAGGAGCGGGGGAACTGGGCGGCGCTGCGCCGGCTGGCGGCGGAGTTCCGCCCCGACGTGGTGTACGTGTGGAACCCGGTGGGCACCTCCGTCTCGCTCGCCGCGGCGCTTCCGGCGCTGGGGAAGCCCTCCGCCTTCTACGTGTTCGACGAGTGGATGGCGCGCGGCGACGACCTGGTCCTCCGCTTCTGGAAGGGCGGCGGCGTGCCGGCGCGAGTGGCGGCGGCGGCGGGGCTGCCGGCGGTGAGCGGGGGGGTGGCCTTTCGCAACGTGCACTTCGGCAGCGCGTACCTGGCCGAGGCCGTGCGCGCCGCCGGGGTGCGCACCGAGGGCGCCCGCACGATCCACTGGGGGATCGATCCGGGCGCCTTTCCGTACCGCGCGGAGCGCCGTCCCGAGGTGCGCAGGCTCCTCTTCGTGGGGCAGGTGCTGCCGCACAAGGGCGTGCACACGCTGGTCGAGGCGCTCGCCCTGGTCGCGGCGGAGCCCGGCTCGCGGGTCACCCTCACCATCGCGGGCGACGCGGACAACCCCTACGGGCACGAGCTCCGGCGGCGCGTGCGCGAGCTGGGGCTCGAAGACGCGGTGAGCTTTCGCGGCCGCGTGCCGCGCGCGGAGATCGTGCCGCTGTACCACGAACACGACGTGCTGGTCTTCCCCTCCGTGTGGAACGAGCCGTTCGGCATCACCATTCTGGAGGCGATGGCGTGCGGCCTCCCCGTCGTCGCCACCGGCACCGGCGGAAGCGGCGAGATCGTGCGCGACGGTGAGAACGCGCTCGTGTTCGGACCGGGTGACGCGGCGGCGTGCGCTCGCCAGATCGGGCGCCTGATGCGGGACGAGGAGCTCTTCGAGCGCATCCGCCGCAACGCGCGCGACTCCGTGGAGCGCCACTTCACGCTCGACCGCACGATCGCGGAGATCGAGGAAGGGCTGCGCGCGGCGGTCGCGGGAGGCGCGGCGTGACGACGGACGCGGGCGCGCCGATGCGGGTGGTGTACGACGTGTCGATCCTGGGCGCGGGGCACCGGTCGCTGCTGAGCCGCACGGGCACCTACCGGGTGACGGAGCGGCTCGCGCACGGGCTGGCCGCCGCGCCGGAGTGCGAGCTGCGCTTCTCGGCGGTGGAATCGGCGCGGGTGCGCGGGCTGGCGCGGGCGCACCTCGCCGAAGACCCGTCGCTGCGGCACGTTCCGCTGGTGGCGCCGCCGCGCGCGGGGCTGGTGGAGGCGCTCGCGCACCCGCTGCTGCGCATGGACCTGCGCCCGTCGGATGCGAAGCACGTGCGCGTGGCGCGCGGCGTAATGGCGCAGACGGTAAAGGCCGCCGAGGCCGCCCTGGGGCACCGCCGGCTGGGCGACTGGGTGGACGCCGACGTCTTCCACTCCCCCTCCGCGCCGCTGCCGCGCTGGGCGGGGCGGGGGAAGCCGCCGGCGCGCCTGCTCACCGTGCTCGACCTGATCCCGGTGCTCTTCCCGGAGCTGTTCGACGTCCACGTGCTGCGCCGCTTCCGGGCCGTGCTCGCCAGCCTGGATCCGGACGCGTGGGCGATCTGCATCTCCGCCTCCGGGCGGGACGACCTGTGCGAGCACACGGGGATCGACCCGGCGCGGGTCTTCGTCACCCCGCTGGCCGCCGCGCCGGACCGCTTCCACCCCGTGACCGACGCGGAGCGGATCGCGGAGGTGAAGGCACGGTACGGGATCCCCGACGCGCCGTACCTGCTCAGCCTCAATACGCTGGAGCCGCGAAAGAACATGGATCACGCGATCCGCTCGTTCATCCGGCTGGTGCGCGACGAGGGGGTGCGCGACCTGTACTTCGTGCTCGCGGGCACGAAGGGGTGGCACCACGACAAGATCTTCGAGGCGATCTCCGGCGCGGGCGAGCTGCGCGGGCGCATCATCCTCCCCGGCTTCGTGGCGGACGAGGACCTGGCGGCGCTCTACAGCGGCGCCACCGCGTTCGTCTACCCGTCGCTGTACGAGGGATTCGGGCTGCCGCCGCTGGAGGCCATGCAGTGCGGCGTCCCCGTCATCACCTCCAACACCTCCTCGCTGCCGGAGGTGGTGGGCGACGCCGGGATCATGCTGGACCCGCGCGACGAGGACGCGCTCTGCCAGGCGATGCTCGACCTGTACCGCACCCCCTCGCTGCGCCACACGCTGCGCGAGCGGTCGCTGGCCCGCGCGCGGCACTTCAGCTGGGAGCGGTGCACCCGCGACACCATCGCTGCCTACCGCGCCGCCAGTGCATCGTAACACGTTGCGTAGACGGCACTTGGGTGCTCCGTGCGGCCTCGCGGGGCCATTGCAAAGGTGCGCGGGTTGCTCTAAATTCGGGATTCTCGCGGAACGGGGCGCCCGCGGCCGGCGCGCGGAGCCTGACGGGGCGGAGGGATGACGATGGCGTCGGATGGCACGGGGAGGGCGGAGCGCCGCGTGACGCTGGGGATGGACGCGCGCGCGGTCCACAGCACCGGCGTGGGGCGCTACGTGCGGGAGATGCTCGCCGCCCTCTTCGCGGACCCGCGCTTCGGCCACCTGGTGCTGCTGGGCGATCCGGACGAGCTCCACGCGCTGCTGGCGGAGCTGGGGGTGGAAGGCCAGGCCACCGTCCGCCCCTTTCTGCGGAGCTGGAGCAGCCACCAGACGCAGCTCGCCTGGGCCCGGATGGCGGCCCGCGGCCAGACCCGCGCGGACGTGTGGCACTTCCCGTTCTCGGACGTGCCCCTGCTCCTGCACCCCCGCCGCAGCGTGGTGACGGTGCACGACCTGATCCCCATCAAGCTGCCGGGGCTGGTGCGAAAGCGGGAGCGGATCGCCTCCACCATCGCGCTGCACGCGGGAGCCCGGCTCGCCTGGCGCATGATCGCCGACTCGGAGTCCACGCGGCGCGACATCGTGTCGTACGTTCCGCGCGCGGCGAACAAGGTGGAGGTGGTGCCGCTGGGCGTGGCCCCCTCGTTCCGCCCGCTGGAGCCCGCCGAGGCCGCGCTCTGCTCGCGCGCGGAGGCGCTGCGGCCGTACCTGTTCTGCGTGGGGAACCGCTTTCCGCACAAGAACCACGTGGCGGCCGTGGACGCGCTGGCGCGGGTGCGGGCGGGCGGAAGCGCCATGCGGCTGGTGGTGGCCGGGGGCACCGCCAACGCCCACTGGCCCCAGGTGGTGCGCCACGCCGAGGCGCGCGGGGTAGCGGATGCAGTGGTCGACCTGGGAAAGGTGAGCGAGACGGAGCTCCGCTGCCTGTACGCGCACTGCACCGCCTTCCTCTTCCCCTCGCTGTACGAGGGGTTCGGGCTTCCCGTGCTGGAGGCGATGGCGTGCGGCGCGCCGGTGATCGCCTCCAACCGCTCGTCGGTGCCGGAGGTGATGGGCGAGGGGGGGCTCTCCGTGGACCCCGGCGACAGCCAGGCGATGGCGGACGCGGTGGCGCGGCTGGAGCGGGACCCCGGCGTGCGCGGCGAGTGGATACGAAAGGGGCGGGAGCAGGCGGCCCGCTTCACATGGGAGAGCACCACGCAGCGGACGATGGAGATTCTGCACCGCGCCGCGTGTTCGTAAAACCAGGGTGGGAATGAAGCGCGTACTGATGTACGATCCGTATTACGACTGTGCCTTCGGGGCGCAGCGTGCCATGATCACGCTGGCGGAGGGGATCCGCGAGCGTGGCTTCGAGCCGATCATCGCCACCGGAAAGGAGGGGATGCTCACACGGATCGCGCGTGAAGCGGGGCTGCGCGTGGAAGTCATCCCCGTGCCCAAGACCCTCGATATCTTTGGCGGGGCCGCGCTCGCCGCGTCCGCTCCCCGCAAGGTGCTGATCTCCTTTTCCCTGCTGATGTACGCCATGCGCGTGCTGCGGCACGCGAAGCGGCTGGGGGCCGACATCCTGTACGCCAACGAGCTGCGCAGCGTCTTCTTCCTCACGCCCAGCAAGCTGCTCCTGCGCAAGCGGCTCTTCTGGACGATCCACGGCGGGCCGTCGTTCCCGGGCCTCTCCGCGCTGGGCGCGTGGGCCGCGGACGAGATGATGATGGTGTCGAAGGCGGCGGCCAAGGCGCTCCCGCCGCGGGCCAGGGAGCGCGCTCGCGCCAAGCTCTCCGTCAACTACGCGGGGATCGACGCGTCGGGGTACGCGCCGGCCGCCAGCGACGAGGCGCGCCGCGAGATCCGCCGCCGCTTCGGGCTTCCGGAGGATGGGCTGCTGATCGCCACCGCCGGGTCGATCTGCCACCGCAAGGGGTACGACACCGTGCTGGAGGCGCTGGAGCGCGTGGTGCCCGGCGGCCCGGCGGTGCACCTGGCGATCGCGGGCGACCTGGCGCGCGAGACGGACGCGGAGTACATGGCGGGGCTGCGGCGCGAGGTGGAGGAGAAGCGCCTTCCCGTCACCTTTCTGGGGTGGCGCGACGACCTGCCGGCTCTCCTCTCCGCCAGCGACATCTTCGTCCTCGCCTCGCGCGAGGAGGGGCTGGGGATCGTGACGCTGGAGGCGATGGCCACCCACCTGCCGGTGATCGTGACGTACGCCGGCGGCAGCGAGGAGACGGTTGTGGACGGCGAGAGCGGGCTGATCGTGCAGCCGGACGACCCGGAGGCGCTGGCCGGGCGCCTGCGCGCGCTGATGGACGACGCCGGGCTCCGCGCGCGGCTGGGCGCCAGGGCGCGCGAGCGCTGCCTGGAGGTGTTCGCCCAGACGCGCTACAAGGACCGCTTCGCCGCCCTCCTGCGCGGGGAGAGGGAGTAGCGCGTGGCCGCCCGTTCCGCCACCGCGCACCGCTTCTCGGCGGCGTGGTTCGGGGTCGCGCTCGCGGCCACGACCGCCACGCAGCTGCGCATGGGCCCCGCGGGCCCCGGCGAGCTGATGCTGGTGACGTGGCTGGCATACCGCTTCCTGGTGCTGATGGTGCAGCGCGCCGTCGTCGTTCCGCGCGAGGCACGCCCGCTCCTCTGGTTCTGGTGCGCGGTTCCCGCGTTCATGGCGGCCGGGTGGCTCACCAAGATCTTCATCGGCATTCCGCAGCGGAACGCGGCGCTGTACGACACCTTTGCGTTCACCTTCACCGCCGTCACCATCGTCGTCTTCCTGCTGGAGCGCGACCTGCCCGAGCGCGTGCGCAACGCGGCGGCGGGGATGCTGCTGACCGCGGTGATCCCCAACGCGCTGCTGGTGGCGCTCAGCCTGGCGGGGCCGGGAACGGGGCCGGTGCGCGTGTGGTACGGGGCGCGCCTCTCCGGCTGGTCGGCCAACCCCAACCAGCTCGCCCTGCTGATGCTGGCCATGCCGCTGATCGCGCTCCAGCTCAGCTCCCAGAGCGGGAGCGCGAGGCGCAGGATGGCGTGGCTGGCGGTGGCGGGGGTGGCCACGGTACTGGGGCTGGCCACGCTCAGCGACAGCCTGATTCTGGCGTGGATGCTCGGGGGCGCGGTGCTGGCGTGCGTGGCGTTCGTGCGCGCGGCGTCGGTGCACACCGGCAGCATGCTGCGCGAGGGGCTCGTGCGCGTGGTGATCCCCGTGATGGTGCTGGTGGCCACCGGCGTGGTGGCGCCGCGCGTCGTGGCAAAGGTGGCGGAGGAGGCCGCCGAGCTTTCCGGGTCGCACCAGGGGTCCGACCGCTTCAACATCTGGGGGCACGGGCTGGAGGCGCTGTCGAGATCGCCCGTGGTGGGGCTGGGGCCGGGGTCGCACGCGGGCCACGACGGGCCCCACGAGGGGTTCGAGTCGCACAACACCTACCTGGACTGGAGCACCAGCACCGGGATGGTGGGGCTCGCCGCCTACCTCGCCCTGCTGGCGTGGGCCGGCCTGCACGCGCTGCGCGACCGTTCGCACTACCGGCTGATCCTCCTGCTCGCGCTGATGCTGTTCAGCGCCTTCCACTACGTCATGCGCCAGCCCACCTTCTGGTTCACGCTGCTGGTGGTGGCGGTGGCGCCCGCGGGAAGCAGGCTCGCCCGCGCGCCGGTGGCGGCGCCGCGGCCGGCGC
This genomic window from Longimicrobium sp. contains:
- a CDS encoding O-antigen ligase family protein, whose amino-acid sequence is MAARSATAHRFSAAWFGVALAATTATQLRMGPAGPGELMLVTWLAYRFLVLMVQRAVVVPREARPLLWFWCAVPAFMAAGWLTKIFIGIPQRNAALYDTFAFTFTAVTIVVFLLERDLPERVRNAAAGMLLTAVIPNALLVALSLAGPGTGPVRVWYGARLSGWSANPNQLALLMLAMPLIALQLSSQSGSARRRMAWLAVAGVATVLGLATLSDSLILAWMLGGAVLACVAFVRAASVHTGSMLREGLVRVVIPVMVLVATGVVAPRVVAKVAEEAAELSGSHQGSDRFNIWGHGLEALSRSPVVGLGPGSHAGHDGPHEGFESHNTYLDWSTSTGMVGLAAYLALLAWAGLHALRDRSHYRLILLLALMLFSAFHYVMRQPTFWFTLLVVAVAPAGSRLARAPVAAPRPARLAGAAHA
- a CDS encoding glycosyltransferase family 4 protein, translating into MKRVLMYDPYYDCAFGAQRAMITLAEGIRERGFEPIIATGKEGMLTRIAREAGLRVEVIPVPKTLDIFGGAALAASAPRKVLISFSLLMYAMRVLRHAKRLGADILYANELRSVFFLTPSKLLLRKRLFWTIHGGPSFPGLSALGAWAADEMMMVSKAAAKALPPRARERARAKLSVNYAGIDASGYAPAASDEARREIRRRFGLPEDGLLIATAGSICHRKGYDTVLEALERVVPGGPAVHLAIAGDLARETDAEYMAGLRREVEEKRLPVTFLGWRDDLPALLSASDIFVLASREEGLGIVTLEAMATHLPVIVTYAGGSEETVVDGESGLIVQPDDPEALAGRLRALMDDAGLRARLGARARERCLEVFAQTRYKDRFAALLRGERE